The region GGACGTGGCTGGGCTGGGGTCAAGCTAGGGCTGCACGAAATCGTCCTATGCCAGAAACGAGATGCTGCCTGCAAGTTACAGTATGCAAGGTCAACAATTGACAAAGTAGATCATCGCCATACATTTGCCGGAGGTCCGAATAATCAGGTCCATTATTCTATATGGCTCTCGTAGACGACCTCGCTATCCCAATAACTCCAATAATGGAGGTATGTAGTTCGTTTACTGAGAGGCACGCGACCGATCGCCGGAAACATCAAATCATCACGCTTTGCAAGCTGAACAAAGACAACGAACGCATTCAGCTCGCCCTGAAGGGGATGGCATCCTGAAAGCAGGAGATTCGTAATATTAGGACTCGTatctcctttccctcctttctCCCTcgtttccccttcttctccctaAAATGAACAACCCCCTTCAATACAACCCAATACAACCCGACAGCATCGTTTTCTTCGCACGGACTCTGCGACTCAACTTTCCCTGCATATCCAGACCTACGAAGTCATCCCAGCgctactagtatttagagCGAAATCGCCTTCGTGCTTACCGGTTCAATTGCTGCAGCGGCGTCAGACCTACCTAGTGGCCAGCTTGCACAGTCCCGGATTAACGTTCGCCGAGTGAATTGCCTCTTTGGGAGTCGGAAAGAACCAGAGCAGGCCCATACCAGCACCCGCCCCTAACTTCCATCGATCTTCCATCGATTTGTCCTCCTGCCCAGCGTTCGAGCGCTTTTCTCACCTACGAATAACTAGTATTCGCGGTAAGTTCAATGCTCCGACCTGGTTCGCTAGGCTGCCGCATCCTTTCCCGTCCATCGCTACGTGGCCCGTGTCTAACGCACAGCGCACAAAAACAGTCCTATTGATTCATCACAATGGCCAAGAAAGgaggcaagaagaagggaggCAAGAAGGGCGGTTCTTCCGCCGCTGCTACGAGCAACAAGGCTGCTGAGCCCGTCGTCGCTGGGTAAGTCGCACACATTTCAATTTGCGCCGGCATTgtgtgttgttgttgtctttgcgTCATCGCAAGGCTCTCGTTGCGCCGGGATCGAAAATTGACTAACATTCACATTTCTTCTCACACTATAGCGCCCCCGGCACCACCGTCGAGGAATCCGTGAGCGAAACTGAGCAGACTCCTGCTGAGACCTCTACTGCCACTGAGACTCCCGCTGTCGCTGCCCCGCCAATTGCTGCTGCGTCGAATGCCGATGAAGTTGTAATTCCTACAGCGGAGGAGCCCCCGGTAGAGGAGGCCGTGGACACTGTACAAAAATCGAAGGTTGAACCAACGGGGACTGCTGGTATGAGAAACCTAGGACCATCACTCTTGTCGCATCACTTACTGACGTCTGCCTCTTTTCGTTATAGCAGAGGTGCCCGAGACTGCTGCGAAAGAGACTGCAGCCGCGCCCCTCAGTACCCCGGAAGTCGTTGCTGCGACCACTTCCCTCCCCGACAGGCTCAAGGAGTCAGAGAATCCCGAAGATACCCACGTCAAGCGCCCTCATGAAAACGGCCCTCTGGCGACCGAGAAGGGAGAAATTCCCACAAAGATCCCCAAGATCGATGATGAACCAATCGCCAAGGGCACCGCCGTGGAGACACCAGCTAAAAAGGAGGATATTACAAGCGCAGCCGCGCTTCCGAACGAAGCAGGCGTGCTGCAGCCTCAGATGATCCCCGGTCTTGGTGCGGACCCTGCTGATAAGCCATTGAATGAGCTGGAAACCACCCCCGAAGCGGTTAAGAAGGCTCAAACCACCGAGACTGTTGCCCCAACTGGCGTCTCTAGCTCTAAGAAGGAGGCCCCCAAGACGACGGTACCGGGACTCACCAGTGTTCCGGGCACATCTGCAGAGGAGAAGCCTCTGGCTACCACGGCCGCCCCAACCACTACTACCGCCAAGGAAGAATCGAAGGCTCTCCCCAAGACTGAGGAGCCCGCGGTTACCCAACCTAcatccgcagccgcagctCTAGGAACCGGTACCACTGCCGTTCCTGCCGcggaagaaaaagccaaGGGCCCTTCGGATGCCACAACTGGACCAGCAGCCACCGTTGGCACCGCCAAGGAAGAAGCCAAAACCGCTGCTCCAGTTCAGAAGGAGTCTGAGATAACGAAGCCTACTTCCGCTGCGAccgctgcggctgctggcaCAACCGGAACATCGGCCGTTGACAGTaaagagaaggccaaggaggtTCCCAAGGTGAAAGATGAGACAGCTACTGTGACCAAGCCTCCGGCTGCAGTCACGCCACCGGAGAAGGCTTATGCAGCACCTGTTGTCGGCCAAGTTGGCGCCGCCACTGGGGCTGCTGGTAAACCGAGCACGGAGCAAGCCAAATCCGCTGGCCTGCCTTCCGGCGTCCAAACCCAGGCCGATAAGCCTGCTGGCCTCTCCGATagcgccgccgccgcgcGGGCTGCCACCCAGAAATCGCAACAAGCCAAGACTGCTGAGCCTGCGGCTCAGACTACCCAGACTTCCCAGGCCGCTAAGAGCGCCGAGACTGCCCAAACCGGCCAGGCTGCCCAGGCCGGTCAAACTGCTCAGCCTGGTCAAACCGCTCAGACTGGCCAGGCTACTCAAGCTGCTGGAGCGGCGCAGACCGGCCAGACCGGTCAGGCTGGTGAGACTGCTCAAACCGCTCAGGGAGCAGAGACCGAAGGTGCTGCCACCAGCGCAAAGCCCGCAGAGGGAAAGAGCGCTACAGAACAAGCCCAGTCTGCTGCTCAGGAGGCCGCCAAGGCCGAGAAGCGAAAGAGTGGTGGCTTGTGGGGCTGGCTCAagcgcaaggtcaaggccTGAGCGCGCTGTCCcaatctatatttttaatttgTTATTTAGTTTTGGTTTGTTGATATCAGACTGCTCCATCTCACTAGTCGAGAGGACGGTGTATTTGGGTCTTGGGAGGGTGTTTGGCGGGGGACATGGATGGATTTACCAGACCCCGCATTGCTGATACCCGATTACGCCGCAGAAAGGCCAGGCATGAGAAAACGcggaaaaaaggaaaagaatgcAATGAGCAGGCCGGCAGGACGTCTTTAGATCGACTGTATGATATGACGGATAATGGGGATACCACAGGACTTGCTCTGATTTGTTGGATTAATGCTGTTCGAGAGTCTGTTCCAGTCTGTAGTTGACTATTTCTCTCTTTTAAGATATCAATGCTATACAGAGTATGACCGGTCCAGTGTACTTGCTGCACTCGCGTAGACGTCCAGTGGCTGCCTCGGACGTGCACGGCGCCACAGTCGATGATTCTTATTAAGTAAAGAGGGGTTCTGGCATCTCAAGTATTGGACGTGCTCCTCCACCGGTCTCCATTGCGGAGTCTTCCCATCCTGGCAACACCAGCAAGCTGCAACTCCCGATCCCCAATAAAAACATCGCGACTGTCGTGGGTCTCGCCAGTCCACCGCGCCAGCCAAGCTTTCTCTAAGCTTTCTCCCAGTGATTCGCTGCCCACAGGCACCCTCTGCCAGACTGCCACCGAGATGGTCCGCCATTTGTCCAAATTCTCGCACTTGCTCGCGTTGATCGCGCCCTGAAACAGTTCTAGCCCGATCCTGGAGCCACGCTGCGAGGTCCAAATGGGCGATTCGCTCCCTGCTAGCGAGGGACGAGTGACGACCGCCACTTTGTTCCAGCTACCCCTCTCGTGTCGCCCGAACATATGATGTAGTTACGTAGCTGGTTGGTGCCAGGGGCTGAGGGGAGGAGTGAGACAGCCATTATCCATAACAGCCCGGCTCAGCTTGATCAATCGTGGACACGGGCTGTTTCCCATCCGGATCTTACTCTGTCTGCATCTTACGACCGGtcttatctataaatacACCCCGCTACCTCTCAATCATTATTACCATCCACGTTTCTATTTCTATTTGTAGCTTCATTGAGTCAACTTGAAACAGTTTCCCACCATGGTCCACCTCGCAACCATCAAGAGAGACGCGGACTTTGAGCCCATCACCAAGCGCGTCGATTCTATTCAGCTTGAGGAAACCGAGGATGAGTTCTCTACTACCGTCTACGGCACGCGCTTTGCTACTCAGCAGCTGCCACACACGGAGATGCCTGAGCGCGAGATGCCCCGTGATGTGGCGTACCGTATGATCAAGGATGATTTGAGCTTGGATGGAAACCCGATGCTGAAGTATGGGCTTTTTCTTTCAATTTGAGGTCCTGTGCTTGATAGAGTGCCTGCTAATTTTACGATCTTTAGCTTGGCGAGTTTCGTCACGACCTACATGGTACGCTGCAGGTTATCCGCGACCTCGGTGGAGAGGATTAGAGGTAGCTAAGCTCACTGCAATTACTacaggaagatgaagctgaaaAGCTCATGACCGGATCGTTCAGCAAGAACTTCATCGATTACGAAGAGTACCCCCAGTCCGCTGAGATCCAGAACAGATGCGTCAACATGATTGCTCGGTTGTTCAACGCTCCTACAGACAGCGAGAATGACCACCCCATGGGTACCTCCACGGTTGGTTCCTCCGAGGCAATCATGTTGGGTACtttggcgatgaagaaacgGTGGTCGAACAAGCGCAAGGCTGAGGGGAAGGACTTCTCCCGACCTAACATTGTCATGAACAGTGCTGTGCAGGTCTGCTGGGAGAAGGCTGCCCGCTATTTCGATGTTGAAGAGCGTTTTGTCTACTGTACGGAAGACCGCTACGTGATTGACCCTCAGCAGGCTgtggatcttgttgatgagaacACCATCGGTATCTGCGCCATCCTGGGCACAACCTACACCGGTGAGTACGAGGACGTCAAGGCAATCAACGATCTCCTCGTTGAGCGCAACATCGACTGCCCCATACACGTTGACGCCGCGAGTGGTGGCTTCGTCGCCCCCTTCATCCACCCTAGCTTGGAATGGGATTTCCGTCTGGAGAAGGTCGTTTCGATCAATGCATCCGGCCACAAGTACGGCCTGGTCTACCCCGGTGTCGGATGGATCGTCTGGCGGGCCCCCGAGTACCTCCCCAAGGAACtgatcttcaacatcaactACCTCGGCGCGGAGCAAGCCAGCTTCACGCTGAACTTCTCCAAGGGCGCCTCCCATGTCATCGGCCAGTACTACCAGATGATCCGCCTGGGCAAGCGCGGATACCGCTCGGTGATGGTCAACATCACCCGGATTGCGGACTATCTTGCGGACCAGCTCGAGAAACTAGGCTTCATTATTATGAGCCAGCGCCGCGGTCGGGGACTGCCCCTCGTTGCGTTCCGGCTCCGTGAGGACCGCGAGGAGCACTTTGATGAGTTTGCGCTGGCACACCAGCTGCGCGAGCGAGGCTGGATTGTGCCGGCTTACACGATGGCGCCGAACAGCAACTCGCTGAAGCTGATGCGTGTGGTGGTTCGGGAGGACTTCACTATGAGCCGCTGCGATACGCTTCTGAACGATGTCAAGCTTGCACTGAAGAGCTTGAGTGATATGGACAAGGCGATGCTGGATAAGTATACCCTGTATGTGACCCCTCCCTAAGTTAGAAGGGAAGTACGTAACTGGTGAGAAGCGAGGTAAAGCTAACTTAAATGATGGCAGGCATGTGCGCACACACACAACCAAGTCGCACCAGGCGAAGCACACGCACCCGCACTATAAGCAGGAGACGCATTCGCTGCAGGGCAAGACGGGCAAGACGCACGGAGTTTGTTAGATTGTAGA is a window of Aspergillus puulaauensis MK2 DNA, chromosome 4, nearly complete sequence DNA encoding:
- a CDS encoding glutamate decarboxylase (COG:E;~EggNog:ENOG410PJVE;~InterPro:IPR010107,IPR002129,IPR015424,IPR015421;~PFAM:PF00282,PF00266;~go_function: GO:0003824 - catalytic activity [Evidence IEA];~go_function: GO:0004351 - glutamate decarboxylase activity [Evidence IEA];~go_function: GO:0016831 - carboxy-lyase activity [Evidence IEA];~go_function: GO:0030170 - pyridoxal phosphate binding [Evidence IEA];~go_process: GO:0006536 - glutamate metabolic process [Evidence IEA];~go_process: GO:0019752 - carboxylic acid metabolic process [Evidence IEA]), giving the protein MVHLATIKRDADFEPITKRVDSIQLEETEDEFSTTVYGTRFATQQLPHTEMPEREMPRDVAYRMIKDDLSLDGNPMLNLASFVTTYMEDEAEKLMTGSFSKNFIDYEEYPQSAEIQNRCVNMIARLFNAPTDSENDHPMGTSTVGSSEAIMLGTLAMKKRWSNKRKAEGKDFSRPNIVMNSAVQVCWEKAARYFDVEERFVYCTEDRYVIDPQQAVDLVDENTIGICAILGTTYTGEYEDVKAINDLLVERNIDCPIHVDAASGGFVAPFIHPSLEWDFRLEKVVSINASGHKYGLVYPGVGWIVWRAPEYLPKELIFNINYLGAEQASFTLNFSKGASHVIGQYYQMIRLGKRGYRSVMVNITRIADYLADQLEKLGFIIMSQRRGRGLPLVAFRLREDREEHFDEFALAHQLRERGWIVPAYTMAPNSNSLKLMRVVVREDFTMSRCDTLLNDVKLALKSLSDMDKAMLDKYTLHVRTHTTKSHQAKHTHPHYKQETHSLQGKTGKTHGVC